One stretch of Rhipicephalus sanguineus isolate Rsan-2018 chromosome 10, BIME_Rsan_1.4, whole genome shotgun sequence DNA includes these proteins:
- the LOC119406475 gene encoding uncharacterized protein LOC119406475 produces METYASTAFFASAFALHALLAFAQDPPGPGVCNAGAVFICYREYSSVLFRPELLPNADGSFNDTSYLSACSFFAPDSTCQLSIVHCPKPFRDQFARSEEGYKATRAIVCDAPSLQALVRISVCLNNDRMHKCVDTPTQPEPGTNPREYWCKFTQGSLRCVDDGVKECKHSYEQEKPIFRKYFAAVSNMFLCDAIASGSAAAAAPHALVFSAVGLMLTGWVTTKSLIKYAITHNLRGLQVQRSSTLRGCGYGQRLCRVCLSWSPSSVRTLR; encoded by the exons ATCCGCCAGGACCTGGAGTGTGCAATGCGGGCGCAGTATTCATCTGCTACAGAGAGTACAGTTCGGTGCTGTTTCGGCCAGAGCTGCTCCCAAATGCGGACGGAAGCTTCAACGATACTTCGTACCTTTCTGCGTGCAG CTTCTTTGCTCCGGACTCAACTTGCCAGCTGAGCATCGTCCACTGTCCCAAACCCTTCAGGGACCAGTTCGCGCGGTCTGAGGAGGGCTACAAGGCCACCAGGGCCATCGTCTGCGACGCACCGTCGCTCCAAG CTTTGGTGAGGATCTCGGTGTGTTTGAACAACGACCGAATGCACAAGTGCGTGGATACCCCGACACAGCCAGAACCTGGAACAAATCCTCGGGAATACTGGTGCAA GTTCACCCAGGGTTCGCTCAGGTGTGTCGACGATGGCGTCAAGGAGTGCAAGCACTCCTACGAACAGGAGAAGCCGATTTTCAGGAAATACTTCGCAGCCGTCTCTAACATGTTCCTCTGCGACGCCATCGCCAGCGGAAGTGCAGCTGCTGCGGCTCCCCACGCGCTTGTCTTCAGTGCGGTAGGGCTCATGCTTACGGGTTGGGTGACGACGAAGTCCTTAATAAAGTATGCTATAACTCACAACTTGCGCGGACTACAAGTACAGCGTTCTTCAACACTAAGAGGATGCGGCTACGggcagcgcttgtgtcgtgtttgTCTCTCTTGGTCTCCATCGTCAGTGCGCACTCTCCGGTAA